The Thermus albus genome segment CTTGCCAGACGAGGAGAGAACAGGAATCTGGTACACCATACCCTCCTTTACTTGGCCACCTTCTTGGTCCCGCGCACCAGCACCAAGCCCCCGTTGGGACCAGGCACCGCACCCTTGACCAAGAGGAGGTTTTCCTCGGGGATCACGTCCACCACCTCGAGGTTCATCACCGTGACCCGCTCAGCCCCATAGCGCCCGGCCATTTTCTTTCCCTTGTAGACCCGGCCCGGGGTCTTGCGGTTCCCGATGGACCCAGGGTGGCGGTGGATCTTGTGGGCGCCGTGGGAATCGGGGCCGCCGGCGAAGTTCCAGCGCTTCATTACCCCCGCCGTGCCCCGGCCCTTGGTGGTGCCGGTCACGTCCACCCGCTCCCCCGCTTGGAAGATCTCCACGGTCACCACATCCCCTTCGGGATTGAAGTCGCGGATTTCCTTTAGGATACGCACCGGACCCACCCCAGCCCGGGCGAAATGCCCCTTCATGGGCCGGTTCACCCGCTTAGGGTTCTGGGG includes the following:
- the rplC gene encoding 50S ribosomal protein L3, with the protein product MKGILGLKVGMTRIYREDRAIPVTVILAGPCPVVQRRTPEKDGYTAVQLGFLPQNPKRVNRPMKGHFARAGVGPVRILKEIRDFNPEGDVVTVEIFQAGERVDVTGTTKGRGTAGVMKRWNFAGGPDSHGAHKIHRHPGSIGNRKTPGRVYKGKKMAGRYGAERVTVMNLEVVDVIPEENLLLVKGAVPGPNGGLVLVRGTKKVAK